The sequence below is a genomic window from Verrucomicrobiota bacterium.
TCTTTGGATTCTCCTCGCCGTGTTCGTGGTTTATGGAATTGGTGGCGCCAGAAATGTCGTTCAAGTATTTGGCGTTGTCGATTATCCAGATATCAGTGTGGCTGCTACAGAAACGGGAAAAATCGAGAACATATTTGTAACCGTTGGACAAAAGATTGTCGAAGGCGATGCGCTTATAAAGCTGAGCAGCCTGGAAATAGATTATGAAATTGCTAGCTTGAAGGCGGATGCGGAAGAAGAGCAACAGGCGACTCAACGTCAGTTTTTTAATACGATGCAAAGTATCAATGCCGACATCCGACAGCTTAAGTTGCAACAAGCACAAGCTGAAGGAGAACTCGCCATTTTAAAGGAGGAGGGTCGACGTCTGGAAGGGTTGCTTACTCGCAGATTAATTGATGCGGCTGAAGTTGCCACGAACAGGATGCGGATTGTCTCACTCGAAACAGCGGGCAACAAGTATCCGGAATTTCTCAAAGCACTTGAATCAGAGAAGGCAACGTTAGCATCGTTAGAAAATAACTCTCCCAAAACCACTGAGGATAATCGGGCAGTCCAGCTTTCTATCCTTCAGGAACGGGCAAAATCGCTTTCCATCTCCGCAAATAATTCAGGAGTGATTTCCAATGTTTTAAGAAATCCGGGAGACGTGGTTTTGGCTGGAGAAACGGTGCTGGAATTACTGGGATCCGATGCACCTGTTGTTAAGGGATTCATTCCGCTCAGCGTTCATGACAGCATACAGCTAGTGTAGTGCGTCAAGCAGTCTGTAACATATCAAGCTTTGCTCGAGCACGCTTTACTTTTTCCAGAATGTCCTTCGCGCTGGCGGTCCAG
It includes:
- a CDS encoding biotin/lipoyl-binding protein — encoded protein: MPETKIYRLPSAQKRRIWLTRKLRFWPALLWILLAVFVVYGIGGARNVVQVFGVVDYPDISVAATETGKIENIFVTVGQKIVEGDALIKLSSLEIDYEIASLKADAEEEQQATQRQFFNTMQSINADIRQLKLQQAQAEGELAILKEEGRRLEGLLTRRLIDAAEVATNRMRIVSLETAGNKYPEFLKALESEKATLASLENNSPKTTEDNRAVQLSILQERAKSLSISANNSGVISNVLRNPGDVVLAGETVLELLGSDAPVVKGFIPLSVHDSIQLV